A DNA window from Rhizobium sp. NXC14 contains the following coding sequences:
- a CDS encoding LuxR C-terminal-related transcriptional regulator → MDMTISQASKGERQMANFASVVAPALLPRDELIRRLHGVADTGRLQSGLRALTDYVGASHYLLARCDLIQESGLDFIVSSDWPFDLVKDIANDLVGGYARSTELEKCMQVFQPSFALLPDHADAPDGASRQYCSLTFNVGRSRLALMFLFGEGFILSPERLRDVGLLAGYVASFVRCGGARNDRDFELTDRELECLFWIAEGKTSDEIAMILGISRNTINNYITSVMRKTATKTRSEAIAFAVRNNLV, encoded by the coding sequence ATGGATATGACGATATCTCAGGCGAGCAAAGGCGAGAGGCAAATGGCGAATTTCGCGAGCGTGGTGGCGCCGGCTCTCTTGCCGCGCGACGAGCTGATTCGGCGCCTGCACGGTGTCGCCGACACTGGCAGATTGCAGTCCGGTCTGCGCGCGCTGACGGACTATGTGGGTGCCTCGCACTATCTTCTGGCGCGCTGTGATCTCATCCAGGAAAGCGGCCTCGATTTCATCGTATCGTCTGACTGGCCGTTCGATCTGGTCAAGGATATCGCCAACGATCTGGTCGGCGGCTATGCCCGTTCGACCGAGCTGGAAAAATGCATGCAGGTTTTCCAGCCGAGCTTCGCTCTTCTGCCAGATCACGCCGATGCGCCTGATGGCGCCAGCCGCCAGTATTGCTCATTGACCTTCAATGTCGGCCGCTCGCGGCTCGCCTTGATGTTCCTGTTCGGCGAAGGCTTCATCCTGTCGCCGGAGCGCCTGCGGGATGTGGGACTGCTTGCCGGCTATGTCGCGAGCTTCGTTCGCTGCGGCGGCGCAAGGAACGATCGCGATTTCGAACTGACTGACCGCGAGCTGGAATGCCTTTTCTGGATCGCCGAGGGCAAGACCAGCGACGAGATTGCGATGATTCTCGGAATATCTCGCAATACGATCAACAACTACATCACCAGCGTGATGCGCAAGACGGCGACCAAGACCCGGTCGGAGGCCATTGCCTTCGCGGTCCGCAACAATCTCGTATAG
- a CDS encoding helix-turn-helix transcriptional regulator, giving the protein MGHPSSRAMNGADPLRMVRMNRISSRSDLFPRLIAMQKLADAQGFAIYRVSGSGLPAKQRLVCELENWGPSNTGFGKALTDAYGDILLDHIEKSLLPLSWAGAHDRAAPGPADFSPFMTRLKDGILPFSGLAFPVRLGAVGNGFILFTGDDIDPASDTIVELHGRCCHVMMDLLSLDERRSAAAEALSEREVACLQLAGDGRISEEIAEKLGLSVHTVNAYLGSATIKLDSVNRIQAIAKAIRLGYIS; this is encoded by the coding sequence ATGGGACATCCATCAAGCAGGGCGATGAACGGCGCCGATCCGCTGCGCATGGTGCGGATGAACAGGATTTCCAGCCGTTCGGATCTTTTTCCGCGGCTGATTGCGATGCAGAAGCTCGCTGACGCTCAGGGCTTCGCGATCTACCGTGTCAGCGGCTCGGGACTACCGGCAAAGCAGCGGCTTGTCTGCGAGCTCGAGAATTGGGGCCCTTCGAATACCGGTTTTGGCAAGGCTCTCACGGACGCCTATGGCGATATTCTTCTCGACCATATCGAAAAGTCGCTGCTGCCGCTTTCATGGGCCGGCGCTCATGACAGGGCGGCCCCCGGTCCGGCGGATTTCTCGCCCTTCATGACGCGCCTGAAGGATGGAATTCTGCCTTTTTCCGGCCTCGCCTTCCCGGTGCGGCTCGGCGCTGTCGGCAATGGCTTCATCCTTTTCACCGGCGATGATATCGATCCTGCCAGCGATACGATCGTCGAGCTGCACGGCCGCTGCTGCCACGTGATGATGGATCTGCTCTCGCTGGACGAACGCCGCTCGGCGGCCGCCGAAGCGCTGAGCGAACGCGAAGTCGCCTGTCTCCAGCTCGCCGGCGATGGCCGTATCAGCGAAGAGATCGCCGAAAAACTCGGCCTGTCCGTACACACCGTCAATGCCTATCTCGGCTCGGCGACCATCAAGCTCGATTCCGTCAATCGCATTCAGGCGATCGCCAAGGCGATCCGGCTCGGCTACATCAGCTGA
- the flhB gene encoding flagellar biosynthesis protein FlhB: MADDDKDSKTEAPTAKKRTDAAEKGNVPFSRELSIFATILATFIYLVFFLPDSVGRMGETLRDIFEQPDQWKIETGPDILALFVRLGWSSAALLAPALILFMVFGIASSIFQNLPTPVLERIRPQASRISPVKGWSRLFSLPGLVEFGKSLFKVVVVGVVLFFVLRSEYFGSIDAMFSDPQTILVRMMTAMRKIIIVMLIATAIVAIADLFWTRHHWFTELKMTRHEVKEENKQAQGDPFVKSRQRSLMRDRARRRMIANVHRATLVIANPTHYAVALRYAREENDAPVVLAKGQDLIALKIREIAEQNGIPVFEDPPLARSMFAQVSVDSVIPSVFYKAVAELIHRVYAADAKNKRVR, translated from the coding sequence TTGGCAGATGATGACAAGGACAGCAAAACAGAAGCCCCGACCGCGAAGAAGCGAACCGACGCCGCGGAAAAAGGCAATGTGCCGTTTTCGCGCGAGCTGTCGATCTTCGCGACCATCCTCGCCACTTTCATCTATCTGGTGTTCTTCCTTCCCGACAGCGTCGGCCGCATGGGCGAAACGCTGCGCGACATTTTCGAGCAGCCCGACCAATGGAAAATCGAGACGGGCCCGGACATTCTGGCGCTCTTCGTCCGGCTCGGCTGGTCGAGCGCGGCGCTGCTGGCACCCGCCCTCATCCTGTTCATGGTCTTCGGCATCGCCTCCTCGATCTTCCAGAACCTGCCGACGCCTGTGCTCGAACGGATCAGGCCGCAAGCCTCGCGCATCTCTCCGGTGAAGGGCTGGTCACGGCTCTTCAGCCTGCCCGGCCTCGTCGAGTTCGGAAAGTCGCTGTTCAAGGTCGTCGTCGTCGGGGTCGTCCTGTTCTTCGTGCTCAGGAGCGAATATTTCGGCTCGATTGATGCCATGTTCTCCGATCCGCAGACAATCCTCGTGCGAATGATGACGGCGATGCGCAAGATCATCATCGTCATGCTGATCGCTACCGCGATCGTGGCGATCGCCGACCTTTTCTGGACGCGCCATCACTGGTTCACCGAGCTCAAGATGACGCGCCACGAGGTGAAGGAAGAAAACAAGCAGGCGCAGGGCGATCCCTTTGTCAAAAGCCGCCAGCGCTCGCTGATGCGCGACCGCGCCCGCCGGCGCATGATCGCCAACGTGCACCGCGCCACGCTTGTCATCGCCAACCCGACGCACTACGCCGTGGCGCTGCGCTATGCGCGTGAAGAGAACGACGCGCCGGTCGTTCTGGCAAAGGGCCAGGACCTGATTGCGCTCAAAATCAGGGAGATTGCCGAGCAGAACGGCATCCCGGTGTTCGAGGACCCACCGCTCGCGCGCTCCATGTTTGCGCAAGTCTCGGTCGATAGTGTCATACCGTCAGTCTTCTATAAGGCCGTTGCGGAGCTCATACACAGGGTCTACGCCGCAGACGCCAAGAACAAACGGGTAAGATAA
- the fliG gene encoding flagellar motor switch protein FliG yields the protein MMDFDDFGGALAGKPLTQAEKAAAVLLAMGKGVAGRLLKYFTQAELQTIIASAQSLRAIPPDELLSLVSEFEDLFTEGAGLMDNAKAIEAILEEGLTPDEVDSLLGRRTAFQAYETSIWDRLSEAEPAFVAQFLLREHPQTVAYILSMMPSAFGAKVLLQLPDNRRADIMNRTVNMKAVSPKAAQIIENQVMTLLAEIEAERNAAGSTKVADLMNELDKPQVDTLLTSLESISRESVNKVRPKIFLFEDLMYMPQRSRVLLLNDISTDVLTVSLRGSPADIRESVLSAISPRQRRMIESDLQSGMGGVNPREIAIARRAVAQEAIRLANSGQIELKEKEGEASAAA from the coding sequence ATGATGGACTTTGACGATTTCGGCGGCGCGCTAGCCGGGAAACCGTTGACCCAGGCTGAAAAGGCGGCGGCGGTCCTTCTCGCCATGGGAAAGGGTGTCGCCGGCCGGCTGTTGAAATATTTCACTCAGGCCGAGTTGCAGACCATTATCGCATCTGCCCAGTCGCTGCGCGCCATTCCGCCGGACGAGCTCCTGTCCCTCGTCTCCGAGTTCGAGGACCTCTTTACCGAGGGCGCCGGACTGATGGACAATGCCAAAGCAATCGAAGCCATTCTGGAAGAAGGCCTGACCCCCGACGAGGTGGACAGCCTGCTCGGCCGCCGCACGGCCTTCCAAGCCTACGAGACCTCGATCTGGGATCGCCTCAGCGAGGCCGAGCCGGCATTCGTCGCACAGTTCCTGCTGCGCGAACATCCGCAGACCGTCGCCTATATTCTGTCGATGATGCCCTCCGCCTTCGGCGCCAAGGTGCTGCTGCAGCTCCCCGACAACCGCCGCGCCGACATCATGAACCGGACGGTCAATATGAAGGCCGTCAGCCCGAAGGCGGCGCAGATCATCGAGAACCAGGTGATGACGCTGCTTGCCGAAATCGAGGCAGAGCGCAACGCTGCCGGCTCGACGAAGGTCGCCGATCTCATGAACGAGCTCGACAAGCCGCAGGTCGACACGCTGCTCACCTCGCTCGAATCGATCAGCCGCGAATCGGTCAACAAGGTTCGGCCGAAGATCTTCCTCTTCGAGGACCTCATGTACATGCCGCAGCGCAGCCGCGTCCTGCTGCTCAACGATATTTCGACCGACGTGCTCACCGTCTCGTTGCGCGGCTCGCCGGCCGATATCCGCGAATCGGTTCTGTCCGCCATCAGTCCGCGCCAGCGCCGTATGATCGAATCGGATCTGCAGAGCGGCATGGGCGGCGTCAACCCGCGCGAGATCGCCATTGCGCGCCGCGCCGTGGCGCAGGAGGCGATTCGCCTGGCCAACTCAGGCCAGATCGAGCTCAAGGAGAAGGAAGGCGAAGCTTCGGCCGCCGCATGA
- the fliN gene encoding flagellar motor switch protein FliN: MATKKTQQNSDLSLDMPGSEADLDQAIDDLRGVLKKDADSDLSQFGGELENDDFAAGTDLAAFGGEISDSPFGGDDFGGDFGAGNASPAAGMDFGGSSSFEASSAPLGSALTSNFELIMDIPIDVQIMLGTSRMQVSSLMNLNEGATIALDKKIGEPVEIMVNGRRIARGEITVLDNDDTRFGVKLIEVLSTKKA; the protein is encoded by the coding sequence ATGGCAACGAAGAAAACACAGCAGAACAGTGACCTCTCCCTGGATATGCCGGGCAGCGAAGCCGATCTTGACCAGGCGATCGACGATCTGCGCGGCGTGCTGAAGAAGGACGCCGATAGCGACCTGTCGCAGTTTGGCGGTGAGCTGGAGAATGACGACTTCGCGGCAGGAACGGATCTGGCCGCCTTCGGCGGCGAGATTTCGGATTCCCCTTTCGGCGGCGATGATTTCGGCGGCGATTTCGGCGCAGGCAATGCCAGCCCGGCTGCAGGCATGGATTTCGGCGGCAGCTCTTCGTTCGAGGCGTCCTCGGCGCCGCTCGGCAGCGCGCTGACCTCGAACTTCGAGCTGATCATGGACATTCCGATCGATGTCCAGATCATGCTCGGCACCAGCCGGATGCAGGTCTCCAGCCTGATGAATCTCAATGAAGGAGCGACGATCGCTCTCGACAAGAAAATCGGCGAACCCGTTGAGATCATGGTGAACGGCCGCAGGATTGCACGCGGCGAGATTACGGTTCTTGATAACGACGACACCCGATTCGGCGTGAAGCTGATAGAAGTTTTGAGTACGAAAAAAGCCTGA
- a CDS encoding FliM/FliN family flagellar motor switch protein, producing the protein MTMSDASHDKPAMDPALLAKLTGGLGDRGRVAKICSAFGDVYSEFFPDVIKSETGLDVTVSYLGCEIGYKNHLIDDLSHNVTLVDATLRNWSQNVALACGNGFVITLMEHLLGATADTIEEPAERLLSVIELDLAVMVFDKIAKVLRSAVNAPGGFEPSLSAPHAHDSRPRPAEDKPDEFAAAINMSITLAGIVSEFALIIPQTALLKTKVTPPKPKRQTGGNSPEWTEQLGDQVRRSHVTLEARIRLQDLTLRTISKLMAGDVIPFRDSGDVRVEVSANSKELYICEFGRSGENYMVRVKDTMNSDDELIRHLMN; encoded by the coding sequence ATGACCATGAGCGATGCTTCACATGACAAACCGGCAATGGATCCCGCCCTTCTCGCCAAGCTGACCGGCGGGCTCGGAGACAGGGGCAGGGTCGCCAAGATCTGCAGCGCCTTTGGGGATGTCTATAGCGAGTTCTTTCCCGACGTCATCAAAAGCGAGACCGGCCTCGACGTGACCGTCAGCTATCTCGGCTGCGAGATCGGCTATAAGAACCACCTGATCGACGACCTCAGCCACAACGTCACGCTCGTCGACGCGACGTTGCGCAACTGGTCTCAGAACGTCGCGCTTGCCTGCGGCAACGGTTTCGTCATCACGCTGATGGAACACCTGCTCGGCGCCACCGCCGATACGATCGAGGAGCCGGCCGAGCGGCTGCTCTCGGTCATCGAACTCGATCTGGCGGTCATGGTCTTCGACAAGATCGCCAAGGTGCTGCGCTCGGCGGTGAACGCACCGGGCGGTTTCGAGCCCAGTCTTTCGGCCCCGCATGCGCATGACTCGCGCCCCCGGCCGGCGGAGGACAAGCCGGACGAATTTGCCGCCGCCATCAACATGTCGATCACGCTCGCCGGCATTGTTTCGGAATTCGCACTGATCATTCCACAGACGGCGCTGCTCAAGACCAAGGTGACGCCGCCAAAGCCGAAGCGCCAGACCGGCGGCAATTCGCCGGAATGGACCGAACAGCTCGGCGATCAGGTCCGCCGCTCGCATGTCACACTCGAAGCCAGGATCAGGTTACAGGACCTGACGCTGCGCACCATATCGAAGCTGATGGCCGGCGACGTCATTCCGTTCCGCGACAGCGGCGACGTACGCGTCGAGGTCAGCGCCAACAGCAAGGAATTGTATATATGCGAATTCGGGCGTTCTGGCGAAAACTACATGGTCCGCGTCAAGGATACGATGAACTCGGATGACGAACTCATCCGTCACTTAATGAATTGA
- the motA gene encoding flagellar motor stator protein MotA, giving the protein MNIIIGFIVVCGCIVGSFMAMGGEVDALFQPFEFLIIGGAGLGSFIMANPMKVVKDSGKALAEAFKHAVPKERNYLDTLGVLYSLMRDLRTKSRNEIEAHIDNPAESTIFQQAPTVLKNKELTAFICDYVRLIIIGNARSHEIEALMDEELNTIMHDKMKPYHAIQIMGDSFPAIGIVAAVLGVIKAMAHINDSPEVLGHLIGSALVGTFLGILLSYCVCSPLVSQIKVVRNKQHRLYVIVKQTLLAYMNGSVPQVALEYGRKTISAYERPSIDAVEQEMMNPGGENKAA; this is encoded by the coding sequence ATGAACATCATTATCGGATTTATTGTTGTCTGCGGCTGCATCGTCGGCAGCTTCATGGCGATGGGCGGCGAAGTGGACGCGCTGTTCCAGCCCTTCGAATTTCTCATCATCGGCGGCGCCGGCCTCGGCAGCTTCATCATGGCGAACCCGATGAAGGTGGTAAAGGATTCCGGTAAGGCGCTTGCAGAGGCCTTCAAGCACGCCGTTCCGAAGGAGCGGAACTATCTCGATACGCTCGGCGTGCTCTACTCGCTGATGCGCGACCTGCGCACCAAGTCGCGAAACGAAATCGAAGCCCATATCGACAATCCTGCCGAATCGACGATCTTCCAGCAGGCTCCGACGGTGCTGAAGAACAAGGAGCTGACGGCGTTCATCTGCGATTACGTCCGCCTGATCATCATCGGCAACGCCCGTAGCCACGAAATCGAGGCGCTGATGGACGAAGAGCTCAACACAATCATGCACGACAAGATGAAACCCTATCACGCGATCCAGATCATGGGCGATTCCTTCCCGGCGATCGGTATCGTCGCGGCCGTTCTCGGCGTCATCAAGGCGATGGCCCACATCAACGATTCGCCCGAGGTGCTCGGCCATCTGATCGGTTCGGCGCTCGTCGGCACCTTCCTCGGCATTCTGCTGTCCTACTGCGTCTGCTCGCCGCTGGTTTCCCAGATCAAGGTCGTCCGCAACAAGCAGCATCGCCTCTATGTCATCGTCAAGCAGACGCTGCTTGCCTATATGAACGGCTCGGTGCCGCAGGTCGCTCTCGAATACGGCCGCAAGACGATCTCGGCCTACGAACGTCCGTCCATCGATGCCGTCGAACAGGAAATGATGAACCCAGGCGGCGAGAACAAGGCGGCTTAA
- the flgF gene encoding flagellar basal-body rod protein FlgF, whose translation MQSGLYVSLSSQMALEKRLNTIADNMANVNTTGFRATEVKFDEMVAATKNKLNTKVAFVSQGNDYLNEQNGELQHTGNMLDFALKGDAWFALDTPAGRVLTRDGRFTLKETGELVSIRGYPVLDAGGAPIQLDTKAGEPAVGSDGIIYQGDRQVGSLGLFEADISKGYLRYENSGIMTTDQPRAVVDRFNVGVEQGYLENSNVNAMREITQLIEVNRAFESISSLMRDSEDSFKQAVQTLGGSR comes from the coding sequence ATGCAATCCGGTCTTTACGTTTCTCTGTCGTCGCAGATGGCGCTTGAAAAGCGCCTGAACACCATCGCCGACAACATGGCGAACGTGAACACCACGGGTTTTCGCGCCACCGAGGTGAAGTTCGACGAGATGGTGGCGGCCACCAAGAACAAGCTGAACACCAAGGTCGCCTTCGTTTCTCAGGGCAACGACTATCTGAACGAGCAGAACGGCGAGTTGCAGCACACCGGCAACATGCTCGATTTCGCGCTTAAGGGCGACGCCTGGTTTGCGCTCGATACGCCAGCCGGCCGTGTGCTCACGAGGGACGGCCGCTTTACGCTCAAGGAAACCGGCGAACTCGTATCGATCCGGGGATATCCCGTCCTCGATGCCGGCGGCGCACCGATTCAGCTGGACACGAAGGCCGGCGAGCCGGCTGTCGGCAGCGATGGCATCATCTATCAGGGCGACCGCCAGGTCGGCTCCCTCGGCCTGTTCGAGGCCGATATCAGCAAGGGTTACCTGCGTTACGAAAACAGCGGCATCATGACCACCGACCAGCCGCGCGCCGTCGTCGACCGCTTCAATGTCGGTGTCGAGCAGGGCTATCTGGAAAATTCCAACGTTAACGCCATGCGCGAGATCACTCAGCTGATCGAAGTCAACCGTGCCTTCGAAAGCATTTCCTCGCTGATGCGCGACAGCGAGGATTCGTTCAAGCAGGCCGTCCAGACGCTTGGGGGCAGCCGCTAA
- the fliI gene encoding flagellar protein export ATPase FliI yields the protein MSTTLLSEDGLSPKLAHLAGLVDRYASPEFAVAHGGRVQTIAAGHYTVRGLSRHVRLGEFVAHKSATGIHLGEVVRVEPDLIYVCPIEPGEPIGIHDTVIRKGAFRISPSDSWCGRTINSLCEPIDGLGPIAQGLDRRSISNAAPPSMTRQRVATGFKTGVRAIDIFSPLCLGQRLGIFAGSGVGKSTLLSMLARADAFDKVVIALVGERGREVREFIEDTLGSNMKKAIAVVATSDESPMLRKMAPLTAVTIAEHFRDKGENVLFIVDSVTRFAHAIREVATASGEPPIARGYPASVFTELPRLLERAGPGPEGAGTITAIISILVDGDNHNDPIADSTRGILDGHIVLQRSLAEEGRYPPIDPLASISRLARKAWTPDQEKLVSRLKVLIHRFEETRDLRLIGGYRQGADPDLDMAVKQVPIIYDVLKQSPGDRDSVDAFADLAGALKAAAGMGNQGAPMQRR from the coding sequence ATGAGCACAACGCTACTGTCCGAAGACGGCCTTTCTCCGAAGCTCGCGCATCTGGCGGGTCTCGTCGATCGATACGCATCGCCGGAATTCGCCGTCGCTCATGGCGGTCGCGTCCAGACCATCGCTGCCGGCCACTATACTGTTCGCGGTCTCTCGCGTCATGTTCGTCTCGGTGAATTCGTCGCGCATAAATCGGCGACCGGCATCCATCTCGGCGAGGTCGTGCGTGTCGAGCCGGACCTGATCTATGTCTGCCCGATCGAACCCGGTGAGCCGATCGGCATCCATGACACGGTCATTCGCAAGGGCGCCTTCCGAATTTCGCCATCCGACAGCTGGTGCGGGCGCACGATCAATTCGCTGTGTGAGCCGATCGACGGTCTGGGACCGATCGCCCAGGGGCTCGATCGCCGCTCGATTTCCAACGCCGCGCCACCCTCGATGACGCGCCAGCGCGTGGCGACCGGCTTCAAGACCGGCGTGCGTGCGATCGACATCTTTTCGCCGCTCTGCCTCGGCCAGCGTCTCGGCATCTTTGCCGGCTCCGGCGTCGGCAAGTCGACGCTTCTGTCCATGCTTGCCCGCGCCGACGCCTTCGACAAGGTGGTCATCGCCCTCGTCGGCGAACGCGGCCGCGAGGTGCGCGAATTCATCGAGGATACGCTCGGCAGCAATATGAAGAAGGCGATTGCCGTCGTCGCGACCAGCGACGAAAGCCCGATGCTGCGCAAGATGGCGCCGCTGACGGCGGTCACAATCGCCGAGCATTTCCGCGACAAGGGCGAGAACGTGCTCTTCATCGTCGACAGCGTCACCCGTTTCGCCCATGCGATCCGCGAGGTGGCGACCGCCTCCGGCGAACCGCCGATCGCCCGCGGTTATCCCGCCTCCGTTTTCACCGAGCTGCCGCGCCTGCTCGAACGCGCTGGTCCTGGCCCGGAGGGCGCCGGCACGATCACCGCCATCATCTCGATCCTCGTCGATGGCGACAATCACAACGACCCGATCGCCGATTCGACGCGCGGCATTCTCGACGGCCATATCGTCTTGCAGCGCAGTCTTGCCGAGGAAGGGCGCTATCCTCCGATCGATCCGCTCGCCTCGATCTCGCGTCTTGCCCGCAAGGCCTGGACGCCGGATCAGGAAAAGCTGGTGTCGCGATTGAAGGTGTTGATCCACCGCTTTGAGGAAACGAGGGACCTGCGGCTGATCGGCGGTTATCGCCAAGGCGCCGATCCTGATCTCGACATGGCGGTCAAGCAGGTCCCTATCATTTACGACGTCCTGAAACAGTCTCCAGGCGATCGCGACTCGGTCGACGCTTTTGCCGATCTCGCCGGCGCGCTCAAGGCTGCTGCCGGCATGGGCAATCAGGGCGCACCCATGCAGAGGAGATAA
- a CDS encoding flagellar protein, whose product MADFDDERIASLKPRDKTATLDRFLTFAGLALAGASAFFPWYVFFNADKFGINVATSSNSRELPDWPARNVFSVSPLAMVNKNEAAKKAPPVDPLTTATVSDLGKQRDGGAMLEDQPFPGKSSFRLLHVSNGRALIEDPSGMYVVRIGSVLPDESRLAMIEQREGKWVIITSKGDIYKND is encoded by the coding sequence GTGGCTGATTTCGATGATGAACGCATCGCTTCCCTGAAGCCGCGCGACAAGACCGCCACTCTGGATCGGTTTCTCACCTTCGCCGGCCTGGCGCTTGCCGGCGCCTCCGCCTTTTTCCCCTGGTACGTCTTCTTCAATGCGGACAAGTTCGGCATCAACGTCGCCACCAGCAGCAATTCGCGCGAACTGCCGGATTGGCCCGCCCGCAACGTCTTCAGCGTCTCTCCGCTGGCCATGGTCAACAAGAACGAGGCAGCCAAGAAGGCTCCGCCGGTCGATCCGCTGACGACGGCGACGGTCTCCGATCTCGGCAAGCAGCGTGACGGCGGCGCGATGCTGGAAGACCAGCCTTTCCCGGGCAAGTCTTCCTTCCGCCTTCTGCATGTGTCCAACGGCCGAGCGCTGATCGAGGATCCCTCGGGCATGTATGTGGTGCGCATCGGCTCGGTCCTGCCCGACGAAAGCCGCCTGGCGATGATCGAGCAGCGCGAGGGCAAGTGGGTGATCATCACCTCCAAGGGCGATATCTACAAGAACGATTGA
- the flgB gene encoding flagellar basal body rod protein FlgB, protein MQPIQLFDLASRQAEWLTIRQQVVAGNIANANTPKFRAKDVTPFDAVLDRSDITMARTNPAHFSGNDFSASGDIDVKEAALDQEIGIQESGNTVGLAEELSKSGDIKRQYDLNTSLVSSFNRMMLMTVRK, encoded by the coding sequence ATGCAACCGATCCAACTTTTCGACTTGGCTTCGCGACAGGCGGAATGGCTGACGATCCGTCAGCAGGTTGTTGCCGGCAACATCGCGAATGCCAATACGCCGAAATTCCGCGCCAAAGACGTCACGCCCTTCGATGCCGTGCTGGACAGGTCTGACATCACCATGGCGCGCACCAATCCGGCGCACTTCAGCGGCAACGATTTCAGCGCAAGCGGCGATATCGACGTCAAGGAAGCGGCCCTCGACCAGGAGATCGGCATTCAGGAATCCGGCAACACCGTCGGTTTGGCCGAGGAGCTTTCCAAGTCGGGTGACATCAAGCGCCAATACGATCTGAACACCTCGCTGGTCAGCTCCTTCAATCGCATGATGTTGATGACGGTCAGGAAGTAA
- the flgC gene encoding flagellar basal body rod protein FlgC, translating into MDPLSAAMKIAGSGLEAQSTRLRIVSENIANARSTGDTPGADPYRRKTITFGQQMDRTSGVETVNVKKVGVDEGDFSTEFDPSNPAADAKGVVKLPNVNILVEMADMREANRSYDANLQTIKQTRDLISSTIDLLKSQ; encoded by the coding sequence ATGGATCCGCTTTCCGCAGCTATGAAAATCGCCGGTTCGGGGCTCGAGGCGCAATCGACGCGCCTGCGCATCGTCTCGGAAAACATTGCGAACGCCCGCTCGACCGGTGACACGCCGGGCGCCGATCCCTATCGCCGCAAGACGATCACCTTCGGCCAGCAGATGGACCGCACCAGCGGCGTCGAGACCGTCAACGTCAAGAAGGTCGGTGTCGACGAAGGCGACTTCAGCACCGAATTCGACCCCAGCAATCCGGCGGCGGACGCCAAGGGCGTCGTCAAATTGCCGAACGTCAACATCCTGGTCGAGATGGCCGACATGCGTGAAGCCAATCGCTCCTATGATGCCAATCTGCAGACCATCAAGCAGACCCGCGACCTCATCTCGTCCACGATCGATCTTCTGAAGAGCCAATAA
- a CDS encoding flagellar hook-basal body complex protein FliE, with the protein MISSVQNVSNLSMTRALGAVDSENSASSSATAMPGTAGAANGLSFASVLGGMATDAVNNLKGAESMSFAGIKGTATTREVVDSMLQAEQTLQTAIAIRDKVVSAFLEVTKMQM; encoded by the coding sequence ATGATCAGCAGCGTCCAGAATGTCAGCAATCTTTCGATGACCCGCGCGCTCGGCGCCGTCGACTCCGAAAATTCCGCCTCGTCCTCCGCAACAGCCATGCCGGGCACCGCAGGTGCGGCCAACGGCCTGAGCTTCGCCTCCGTGCTGGGCGGCATGGCGACCGACGCCGTCAACAACCTGAAGGGTGCCGAAAGCATGTCCTTCGCCGGCATCAAGGGCACGGCGACGACCCGTGAAGTCGTCGATTCCATGCTCCAGGCCGAGCAGACGCTGCAGACCGCGATTGCCATCCGCGACAAGGTCGTTTCGGCCTTTCTCGAAGTCACCAAGATGCAGATGTAA